The genomic window GTCAttgagggaaacagagagaaacatataatagaggcagagcgagagagagagagcgagagagagagagagagagagagagagagagagagagagagagagagagagagagagagagagagagagagagagagagagagagagagacagagagagagagagagagagagagagagagagagagagagagagagagagagagagagagagagaggagacagagagagagagagagagagagagagagagaagagagagagagagagagagagagagagagacagaaaggttTGGAGACAGGCAGTGGTGTGCCTTCTAACCTGTTGTTGTGTCTATGTCTCAGAGCCTCTTGGTGTGCCTTCTAACCTGTTGTTGTGTCTATGTCTCAGAGCCTCTTGGTGTGCCTTCTAACCTGTTGTTGTGTCTATGTCTCAGAGCCTCTTGGTGTGCCTTCTAACCTGTTGTTGTGTCTATGTCTCAGAGCCTCTTGGTGTGCCTTCTAACCTGTTGTTGTGTCTATGTCTCAGAGCCTCTTGGTGTGCCTTCTAACCTGGTGTTGTGTCCATGTCTCAGAGCTTCCTGGTGTGCCTTCTAACCTGGTGTTGTGTCCATGTCTCAGAGCTTCCTGGTGTGCCCTCTAACCTGGTCATCTCCAACATCAGCCCTCGCTCCGCCACACTAAGGTTCCGCCCCGGCAGCGATGGGAAGACGGTCATCTCCAAATGGATCGTAGAAGGACAGGTCAGGATTTCACTGTCGTTTCGAAGCTCCTATCCAGCTACACAGTTTGTACATTTAACTACATTCAAAGCAGTAATTTCACAGTTAGCTACAAAGCTGATATCAGTAGGTCATCCCTGGACCCGTATATACAAGGAATATCCAGGGCCCAACGAGTctcagagaaggagagaatactgttactgttatactgttactgAATACTGTTACATGGACAGATGTTTACATCATAGTGAATACTGTTACATGGACAGATGTTTACATCATAGTGAATACTGTTACATGGACAGATGTTGACATCATAGTGAATACTGTTACATGGACAGATGTTGACATCATAGTGAATACTGTTACAGAACCAGATGTTTACATCATAGTGAATACTGTTACATGGACAGATGTTTACATCATAGTGAATACTTTTACATGGACAGATGTTTACATCATAGTGAATACTGTTACATGGACAGATGTTGACATCATAGTGAATACTGTTACAGAACCAGATGTTTACATCATAGTGAATACTGTTACAGAACCAGATGTTTACATCATAGTGAATACTGTTACATGGACAGATGTTGACATCATAGTGAATACTGTTACAGAACCAGATGTTTACATCATAGTGAATACTGTTACATGGACAGATGTTTACATCACAGTGAATACTGTTACATGGACAGATGTTTACATCATAGTGAATACTGTTACATGGACAGATGTTTACATCATAGTGAATACTGTTACATGGACAGATGTTTACATCATAGTGAATACTGTTACATGGACAGATGTTGACATCATAGTGAATACTGTTACATGGACAGATGTTTACATCATAGTGAATACTTTTAGAGAACCAGATGTTTACATCATAGTGAATACTGTTACATGGACAGATGTTTACATCATAGTGAATACTTTTAGAGAACCAGATGTTGACATCATAGTGAATACTTTTACATGGACAGATGTTTACATCATAGTGAATACTGTTACATGGACAGATGTTCTAAGTTATGTTCTAACTGATGTTCTAACCAATGTTCTGATGTTCTAAGTTATGTTCTAAGTAATGTTATATTCTGATTGCTTCTTCACCTTAACCTAACTGATGTTCTAAGTGATTTTCTAAGTGATGATCTAACTGATGTTCTAAGTTATGTTCTAACTGATGTTCTAACTGATGTTCTAACTGATGTTCTATCTGATGTTCTTAGTGATGATCTAAGTTATGTTCTAACTGATGTTCTAACTGATGTTCTAACTGATGTTCTAAGTTATGTTCTAACTGATGTTCTTAGTGATGATCTAAGTTATGTTCTAACTGATGTTCTAACTGATGTTCTAACTGATGTTCTAACTGATGTTCTAAGTTATGTTCTAACTGATGTTCTTAGAGATGATCTAAGTTATGTTCTAACTGATGTTCTAACTGATGTTCTAACTGATGTTCTTAGTGATGATctaactgatgttctgatgttcaaAGTTATGTTCTAAGTGATGTTATATTCTGATTGCATCATCAACTATTGCGTTCTCCTgtaggtggtgagagagaggggtggagagagggatgggaaggaggaggagtggagagtcgtgtatgagagagagaacagagagaagcagcCTGATGTCGACTCAATGGAAATACCAGACCTCCTCCCCTTCACACTGTACAGGtagagaacagacacacagcctgtGATGTACCAAACGCATTATGAAGTGATTCACTCCTCTGGTTTCCTCACCCTCCTTTTATCCCTCTTTCACACCCtgccctttctctgtctgtctctgtcctctctctctgtcctctctctctgtctctctgtctctctctctgccctctctctgtctctctctctctctctgtctctctctctgccctctctctttctctgtctgtctctgtcctctctctctctgtcctctctctctgtctctctgtctctctctctgccctctctctgtctctctctctctctctctctctctctctctctctctctctctctctctctgcactctctctttctctgtctgtctctgtcctctctctctgtcctctctctctgtctctctgtctctctctctctgccc from Oncorhynchus gorbuscha isolate QuinsamMale2020 ecotype Even-year unplaced genomic scaffold, OgorEven_v1.0 Un_scaffold_9548, whole genome shotgun sequence includes these protein-coding regions:
- the LOC124030158 gene encoding protein sidekick-1-like produces the protein SLLSLLSFLVCLLTWCCVHVSELPGVPSNLVISNISPRSATLRFRPGSDGKTVISKWIVEGQVVRERGGERDGKEEEWRVVYERENREKQPDVDSMEIPDLLPFTLYRFRLRQENIVGSSPSSTPSRMIQTLQSAPDTPPNNLTLVTATQTSLTLRWA